Below is a window of Ralstonia nicotianae DNA.
CACGCACATCGCCCAGTTCCGAGAGACCGATTACCGCTTCGTTACGCGCCTGCTGGCCGAGGCGGGTCTGGGCTTCACCATCGTCGAGGATGAGCAGGCGCCCAGTGGCCACGCGCTGCTGATCTTCGCCGACAGCCCCCGGCTGGCCGAGGACACGGCATCCGCTGCCGAGGGCGGCATCCGCTACCACCGCGCGCACAGCCAGGAAGAACGCGACGCCATCCAGGCGTTGATCTGCCATAGCCGCACGGCGGTGGGCGGAGTGGCGGTGGCGGCCTGGGATGCGCAGGCCAAGCGGGCCTTCCGCGCGCACGTTCCCTCCCGGTTTTGCGGTATCGCGGGCAGCCCGGATGCCTATCTGTCGATCAGCTCGTCGCTGGCGCCGGATACGGCCAACGCCCAGCGCATCGCCGAGCAGGTGATGGAGAGCGTCGAAGCGCGCGCTCGCCTGTTCATCGGACGCGGCTCGGTGCGCACGCTGCGCAGCGGCACGCGACTGAAGATCGTGGACTGCCCGCACCTGCCGAAGGACGTGGACGGCCCGTATCCGTTGCTGATCGACCTGGTGGAGCACTGCGGCATCAACAACCTGACCGCCGATACGCAGGCAACATTGGCCCGGAAGCTGGGCGGGCTCGACGCCGCACTGACCTTCGACACGCCGCCCAGCCCACCCGAATCCGGCCCGGGCCCGTTCGGCTTCATGGCGCCACACGAGGTCATCGAACGTTTCACGCCGACGGCGGACCTGCTCGCCGCCGCGCGCGCCCACGGCTACGCCGGCCAATTCCGCGCGAGCGACGCACGCCGCCCGTGGCGACCGGTCGTGTCACACCCCGACACCGGCCGCCTGTACGCCGAGCCCACCGCCAGGGGCGTGCAGAGCGCCATCGTGGTCGGCCCGAACGGCGAGACCGAGGCCAGTGGCGATGCGGAGCACCACACCACTCCACGGGGCCAGGTCCGCGTCCGCTTCCCGTGGCAGCAGGGCGAACGGCCGGACGACCGCAGCAGCCGCTGGCTGCCGGTCGCGCAGCGGCAGGCCGGGGCGGGCATGGGCTGGCAGTGGATACCGCGCATCGGCCAGGAAGTGCTGGTCAAGTTCCAGGAAGACGACATCGACCAGCCGGTGGTGATCGGCGCGCTCTACAACGGCCAGGGCGAAGCGGGCATCGCGCCGACCCCGGGCGGGCAGGTCGCCAAGGGTGTCAGGCAGGAGGCCGACCCGGAGACCCTCTACCGTTTGGGCAGCGACAGCGCCGCCAGCGCGCAGGGCAATCTCGCCGCCGGCCACAGCCCCGCATGGCACGGCCTGGGCACCGAGGCCGAAGGCCACCGCAACGCCGCCGCCCTCAGCGGCTTCAAGAGCGCCGAGCATGGCGGGCGCGGCGCCAACCTGCTCGTCTTCGACGACAGCGATGGCCAGTTGCGTACGCAGCTCGCCACCACGCAGGCTTACAGTCAACTCAACCTGGGCCACCTGATCCATCAGCAGGACAACCGGCGCGGCAGCTTCCGGGGCCAGGGCTTCGAGCTGCGCACCGATGGCTATGGCGCGGTGCGCGGCCAGGCCGGTGTGCTGCTGACCACCTACCGCGATGCCACGAACGGCAAGGCTGTGCCGACCGGCGACAACGCCGCCGGCATCGCGCTGATCCGGCAGGCCAAGCAACTGACGTCATCGTTGAGCCAGGGCGCCACTACGCACCAGACCGCAGCGCTGTCCACCGCGAAGGACGACAGCGCACCGCTGGCCCAACAGGAAAAGGCCGCCTCGGGCATGGTCGACGGCAAAGCGCTCGATGCGGCCCGGCAGGACGCGGCCGCAGGCAACACCACCACGCAAGGCAAGGTGCCGCACCAGAGCGATGCGACGGTGCAGCTGGCCGGCCGCGCGGGGCTGGTGGCGATCGCCGGGCAGGATCTGCAATTCGCCAACGGCGAGAGCGTTGTGCTGGCCAGCGGCCAGGACACCAACGTCGCGGTGGGCAAGCAGGCGCGCATCCATGCGGGGCAGGGCATCGGCGTGGCGGCGGGGCTGTCCAAGGCGGGGGACGACAACATCGGCCTGCAGCTGACGGCGGGGCAGGACAACCTCGACGTGCAGGCGCAGCATGACGTGCTGGGGCTGTTGTCCAAGGATGACCTGAAGCTGGTGTCGGCGAATCTGCATGTGGACTTCGCGGCGGCCAAGCGGATCCGGCTGGCGACGGCAGCGGGGGCGTCGATCACGCTGGAGGGCGGGAACATCATCGTCGAGACGCCGGGGCGGATTACGTACAAGGCGGCGCAGCGCAGCTTTGCGGGGCCGGTGAATCAGTCGTATCCGTTGCCGGCGTTTCCGCAGGGCGTGTGCGTGGAATGCGTGCTGCGTGCCATGGGCAAGCAGCATGCGTTTGCCAACAAGAACGGCTGACGACCCGCTGCCCCAACCGATTGAACCATGGCCACCCGTTTCCAGATCCAAGACCCGCGCCATCGCACCCCTGCCTGGGTGGACGACTACCCGGCGGATGCTGTCGAACAGCTGCTGTCAGCGCTGCCGCCGTTGGACGTCTACGCGCTGGTCGACAACGCTTACGACACCGATTTCGCGCATCGCCTCCGGCGCCGCTTCCCGGACATGCCGCCGCGGTCGCTCTATGCGGGGCGCTACGAGGGGCCCGGCCTGGACGAAATCGCCCCAACGCTGATGCGCTTGCCCGACGCGCCTGCCGAGCGGCGTACGCGCCTCGATTTCCTGTTGCAGGAGACATCGGGCAAGCCGATGCTGAGCTTCCTGCATGCGAATGCGCCGGCCGCCGATCCGCTCACGCATCTGTGTAACCAGATGGAAGCCGTGGACCACGAGGGCACGGCGTTCCTGATTCGTCTGGCGGACACCAACGCACTGGACGCGGTGCTGCAAGTCTTCAATGACGCCCAACGCCAGCGCTTTCTGTCGGACACGCAGTGGTGGTGTTTTCGGCGCGACGGCAGCCTGCGGCACGCAAGTCATGCAACCGGCGGAGGCGGCGACGCCGAGAGCACGCCGTACCGTTGCACCGCCGATCAGATGCAGCAGCTGGAAGCGCTGGCAAGGCCGGGGGCCATGCTGAACCTCGTCCAGAACAGCCCGCACATCTTCGGTGATTTGACCGGCTTGCCGTCGCAGGCCTACGAATGCATACGGATGGCGCTGCAGGCAATCGAACCCGGCACCACGACCCACGATGCGGTGGCCTTGCGTTTGATTGCCAGTGCCTTGAACGAAGCGGGGCTATTGCAGCACGCTGCCTGAGCAAGTCTCGTGGACATGCAGGAATGACGATGACGAAACGAATCTGGAGTGGGATCGTGATGGCGCTTTGCATGGCACTGTGCACGGGCTGCAAGCCGTCGCAGATGCAAGCAGCGAAGGCCAGCGAGGAGAAAGAGATTGGCCTGAAGGTCCAGGTGCTCAACTACATGGACGAGGGGCTTGGGGTGGTCTACGTCAACGGCGTGTGGGCTGGGAGCATGTCAAGCCACGCCGGTGGACATAGTATTGCCGGAGCTATTGGTTTGCCGGCGAAGTGGCATCCGGGCCTAACTGTAGAAGTCGAGTGGCGTGACAACACATTGTGGGAAAAAGACCCGAATGGTCTCTACAAGACGCAAGTGCAGGTCGAGCCCTATGACATCAAGTATGACGGCTACCTATGGCTGGCATTTTTCCCGGGTAACAAGGTCAGAGCCCTTCCATCGAGCACGTCGCCAGGGTTTCCCGGTTTTCCTGACGGCTTGAAATATCCTGCAGTCGTTTGCCAAGCTGATCCTGCCTGCGCTGCCGAGTTCTATCCGGAACGTGCTCCTCACCCCTCACAGGATCACAAGAATGGCTGAGCTTGAACCATTGGGATCGAACCCTTTTGTGCTGACGGTGGATGAGCAGGCACGCTTTCTTGCATGCCGTATGGAGCGTTTCGAAGTCCACTGTTCCACGGAGTTTCATCTGAGCGTCTTCTTTGACGGTACGAACAACAATAGATACCGTGACACACCAAGGCAGGCCCATAGCAACGTGGCACGGCTGTTCGATATCTTCGAGGAAAAAGAACATCAAATTCGCATCTACGTTCCCGGTATCGGCACGCCGTTCGAGAAAGAAATCGGTGATACAGGTAGAGGGGATCATGCTCGAGCCGGCCTCGGTGCCGGCTGGGGTGGCGAGGCTCGGATCAACTGGGCGCTTCTGCAGATCACCAACGAATTCCACCGGCTGTACTATGGCCGGCCGCTCAGCGAGGCGTTAGGCTTCGACGAGCGTGAGTTAGTCCACCAAATCTCCTCCGACCTCAACATGGGACTCGGAGCCGTATCCACCGCCGGCCGCGACGAAGTCGAGCAACTGGCCAACGCCAAGAACTCGGAAATGGTCATCACGGCAGCCGAGACGGTGTTGAAGCCGCCGCGGCACGAAGAACGTCGCGCCCTGCTGCGCCAGCGCCGCGAGTATCTGTCGGAAAAGCTCAAGGCACTGATCGCCGGCCGCAAGCCCAGGATGCTGCGCATCCGCCTGTCCGTGTTCGGTTTCTCGCGCGGCGCGGCCGAAGCCCGGGTCTTCGCCAACTGGCTCAAGGATGCGCTGGACGACGACATGACCTTGGCCGGCGTGCCGGTCAGCTTCGACTTCCTCGGGATCTTCGACACCGTGGCGTCCGTGGGCGTGGCCAACAGCACCAAGGTGGCGACCGGGCATTCCGGCTGGGGCGAAGAGGCGTTCCTGCGCAGCCCCGGTTACGTCAAGCGCACCGTGCATCTGGTGTCCGCGCATGAGGTGCGCGGCTCGTTTCCGCTCGACAAGGCGGTGGCCGACAACTGCCTGGAACTCGCCTATCCGGGCGTCCACACCGATGTCGGCGGCGCCTATCAACCCGGCGACCAGGGGCGCGGGTGCGGCACGGATGGCAAGCCCGACGACAGCAACAAGCTGTCGCAGATCACGCTGGCGAAGATGTACCGCGAAGCCGCCGCCGCCGGCGTGCCGCTGAATCCGATGGCGAGGAACCTCACGCCGGAAGTCCGTGCAGCACTGAAAATTTCCCCCGACCTTATCCAGGCCTACAACGACTACGTCGACGCCGTGAACCCGCTGATCCGCAAGCACGGCGGCGGCACCACGGGCGCGGCGCGGGTGCAGTACGGCCTGTATCTGCGCTGGCGCCGCATGCGCCTGGCCGGCGGCGCGCAGGCCTTCGAGAACCAGCCGTTCTTCCAGCGCGCCGAACAGTACGGCGCCCAGTGCGCGAACGATCTGTCGGTCGCCAACGCGTTGCTGCGCGAAGAGGCGAAGGACCTGGCGGCGCGCGAGAACGACCCGGCGTACGCCGATGGCTGGATGCAGCGGGTCTTGCCGGTCACGCAGGGCGTGGCCGTGTGGAACGGCGTCAAGCAGAAGGTGTGGGGCGACAAGGTGCGGGAGTGGCGCGAGGTCAAGGCCTACTGGAACGACACCGCGCCGCTGGACCCGCGCATCGTGCGCATCTGCGACGACTACATCCACGATTCGCGCGCTTGGTTCAAGCCGTTCGGCGCGCCCAGCGATTCTGTCTGGCGGATGCGGCAGCAGGCGCGCCTGGAGCAGCTCAAGCAGCAGGATGCCGCGTGGAAGCAGGTCGCGGCGGACCTCAGCCGCGACCTGATCGGCACGCTCAAGCGCTATGAATCCACGGCAAACGGCGGCGACGGCGAAGCGGCGCCGAACCCCGTCGTCGGCCAGGATCGCCGCGATCTGGAGCAGTACCTGAAAGACGGCAGCGTGCCGATGGAAACCAAGGGCCGCGAGCCGAGCTCGATGTGGGGCTACCTGCGCTGGCGCACCCACTTCGCGCCCACGCCGACCTTGGGCGAACGGGCGCAGGCCGCCTGGGACGAGGTGGCCTCGGTACCGGGCAAGGTGGCGAAGAAGGCCCAGGAAGCCGCGCACGACGCCGAGGCGCGGCTGGCCAACACCGCGCGCAAGCTGCTCGAGGCGGGCCAGGAGTCGCTGGAGCGTGCCGCGACAGATGCCTTGCAGCGGTTCCTGGGCGGCGGCGTGCCCCGGTTCTGATGCGAAGCCGTACCGGCCGGGGTCCCCCGTGCAGGGGAATCGAAGGCCTTTGTGCAAGACCGTGCGTTTTTGTCTGAACTTGTTTTGTCGATCTCAACGGAGAGAACACCGATGACCCAATACCTCTACCACATCACCACCACGGCCGTGGCGCGCATCATCCGCACCAAGGGGCTGACGCCGGCCGCGCATCCGGAGGCACTCGGCCGGCCGGTCGCGCGTCGCCACGGGGCGTTCGAAGTGAACCGCGCCGCGCAGGAGCCCGGCCGCCAGGTCAATCGGCTCAAGGCCTATCTCAAGAAGGGCCTGGAGGCGGGGTATTCGCTGGACCAGATCCGCACCGGCCAGCGCCCCTTCACGCCGATTCCCGTGGTGCCCGCGGGCAACCGCGATGACGAGCAGGTGGAGATCACCCGCGTCGAAGAGGCCGAGGTCAAGGCCTTCCTGGCCGCGCTGGGGAAGGCGGCCAACAAGCCGGGCCGCCTGACGATGCCGCTGAAAACGCTGGGCGAGCACGCCGACGACATGCTGCGCACCCGCAAAGCCAACGCGCTGTGCCGGCTGGCGGTCCATACCGTCTCGCTCGAATACGCCATCGAAGAGGGGATGACGTCGCGCCACGTCTATTTCTCGCGGCCCGAGCGTGCGTCGGATTGCTACAGCAGCTACACGCGGCAGCATGGCGGCGCCGCGCAATGCTCGGTGCTGCGCGTGTCCCGCATGGCCGCGGCGCCGCTGCTGGACGATCCGTCGGACTTCCGCGCGGTCATGACGCAGCGCCGGATCTTGCCGCAGCAGATCGAGATCTGGCGCGCCCCGTCGGACGTGCTGTTCACCAACGCCGACGATCGGGCCGCAGCCGGCAACTGGATGCCCTTGACGCAGTGGAGCTGAACGCGCCGGACCGCGAGGGACAGCCGATGATGCGGGCAGTCGGACGGGGCGCCGCCATTGCGCTATCGGCGCTGGCGCTGGCCGCTCCCGCGCTGGCCGATGCGCCGAAGGGGCCGTGGCAGGACGAGCCGGCCAGGGCGGCGGTCAGCGAGGCGCAGCCGTACGAGGTGGTGTCCGGCACGCACATTCCCCTCGTGCTGATCCACGCCGACCCGGCCATGGTGGTCGCGCAGGTGTCGACGGACGTGTTCGATGTCCACCGCAATGTCGCGATTCCGAAAGGCAGCCGGCTGATCGGCAAGGAACTGCGCAAGGTGAACGCGCGGCGCGAGATCGTGTGGATCGGGCTGCAGATTCCGGCGGCGTCCGGGACGCTGCGCCTCGATCCGCCGCTGCAGGCCACGATGCGCGATGGCTCGGCGGGTGTGGCGGACCTGTCGCCGGGTGCGTTGCTGGGTGCGATGACGAGCGAGCCGTTCATCGTGCCGCATTGAGGGGACGGGCCGCCCGGGAAACCGAGGGCTGCCGGATGCTGACCTTACCGCGCGGGCGCGCCATCCAGGCGGGCCCGCAGTTCGCGGACGGCATCGCGCCACTTGTCGCCGTCCTCGCTCTCCTGCCAGAGTTCGAGCAGCTCGGACGGTTCGCAAACGATGCGGTCGAGCGCTTGCCGGGCCTTGTGCACGATGTCGCGCGGCGGGGTGATTCCGGTGCGCTCGATCCAGGCGTCGATGCTTTCCGAGTCCGCATTGCGCACGCCCCAATGGCCCTGGAGCCGCGCCACGACCTCCGCCGCGGCAACAGCCTGCGAGGCTTCCGGGGCTTCGAGGTCGTCGTCTCCCGCTGCGAGCACTGCGTCGAATGCGGACTCGACGCGCGACAGATCGTTCGTCTCGGCCACCTCGGCCGCGAAATCGATGGCGTCGTCGTTGCCGAAGGATGCGTGTGACCAAGCGCCCATGGCGATGCTCCTGGTTGGATTGGATGATGGAACGGTCCGGTGCCGGCGCGCGCCCGATTCGGCCTACGCCGCCAGCATCGCCGCCAGTCGGTCGATCACCATCGGCCACCCGGCGCGCATGCCCTCGAACGCCGTCTTGCCCGCCGGCGTCTCCAGGTCAAAGCCCGCGTGCTCGAGCGATAGCCGCGTGCCGTCGCCTTCCGGCGCGAGGGACCAGGTGATGACGGTGTTCAGCACGCCCGGCGCGAACGCGTAGGACAGCCGGCTCGCTGCCTCGGCCGCCAGCACCTCGCAGGGCTGCATCCCCCATTTGCCCATGTCGAGCGTGAAGCGGTGCCCGACGACGGGGCGGATATCGCCCGCGGCCCACCACGTCGCGTGGCGCGCCGGGTCGGTCAGGGCGGTCCAGACCTCGGCGGGCGAATGCGGGAGCGTGCGGGTGAGCCGGATGGCTGCGGGTTCTGTCATCGTGTGCGCGGGTGGGGCGAGCGGGCGTCGCGTTGCGGATCGCCCGTATTCTGGCACGTCAAAACGGGTGCCGGACACTCGCGAGCGCGGCGGTCCGGCCGCTCCCGGCCACGACGTTGCCGCCGCTGCCCAGCGCGAGCGCCGAGCCGTTGCGGTTCAGGGCGCGGGCCGCCGGCCTGCCGGACGGTGTCCTGCCCGGCGGGTTCGGCGGTGTTCGCGTGTTGGTGTACCGGCGCGGCGCGTCAGGCCGGGCAGCGGGCGTCAGGCGCTCAGCGGCCCTGCGGCCGGTCGGGCGCGTGCGCCTCGGTGACGCGCAGCCGCAGCGTCATGACGAACGACACGGCCAGCAGGCCCGCCAGGAACAGCAGGCCCGCCGTGGTGCTGTGCATCTGCCCCTTGAAGTAGCCGATGGCGAACGGGCCGACGAAGCCGCCGAGGTTGCCCACGGAGTTGATGACGGCGATCGAGACGGCGGCGGTGGAGCGGGTCAGGAACAGCGTCGGCAGCGCCCAGAACGGCGACTTGAAGGCGTACAGCCCGGCCAGGCTGAGGCTGAGCATCGCCATGGCGACGGCCGGATGGCCGATGAAGCCGGCGCCCACGAAGGCCAGCGCCGCCACGCCCAGCGGCACGGCCGAGTGCAGGCGGCGCTCGGCGCGCAGGTCGGAGCGCCGCGACCACCAGATCATCACCGCCGTCGCGAACACATAGGGCAGCATGGCGATCAGCCCCACCTCGGTATGCGACAGCGCGGACGAGAAGCCCTTGATGATCTGCGGCATCCAGTAGCCGATGCCCAGGCTGCCGCACTGGTAGACGAAGTAGATGAAGGCCAGGTACAGCACCCTCGGATGGGTCATGACCTTGAGCGTGGCCAGATGCGCGGCGGCGGGGCGGGCCTTGCGGTCCCGCTCCAGCTCGGCCAGCAGCCAGTCGCGCTCGGCCTCGGACAGCCAGCGCGCGTCTTTGGGGCGATCGGCGAGGTAGCCGTAGCAGAGCAGCCCGCCGATCACGGCCGGCGCGCCTTCGAGCAGCAGCATCCAGCGCCAGCCGCTCCACTGCAGCCAGTGGACGTGGTCCATGATCCAGGTGGAGAGCGGCGCGCCGACGATGTACGACACCGGGATCGCGGCCGTGAACAGCGCCACGGTGGTCGCCAGCTCGCGCGCCCGGAACCAGTACGTCAGGTACACGATGATGCCGGGAAAGAAGCCCGCCTCCGCCACGCCGAGCAGGAAGCGCAGTGCATACAGCTGCGTGGCGCTTTGCACGAACGCCGAGCCCATGGCGACCAGCCCCCACGTCACCAGGATCCGCGCGATCCAGCGGCGCGCGCCGAAGCGGTTGAGCATGAGGTTGCTGGGCACCTCGAACAGGAAGTAGCCGATGAAGAAGATGCCCGAGACGAAGCCGAACGCCTCGCTGCTCAGGGCGAGCTCCTGGTTCATCTGCAGCGCGGCGTAGCCGATGTTGGCGCGGTCGAGGTACGAAATGATGTACAGCGCGAACACGAAGGGGAGGATGCGCCAGGTGATCTTCCGGACGATCGCGCGCTCGTCGGGCGCTGCGGGGTGGCGGGCAGCGATGGTGCCGACGGCGGGCGCGCCGGCCGGCGCTTGGGTGTGGGACATGGCGGGCTCCTTACGCGGCCGGGGTCGAGAACACCATGCAGACCGGGCTGCCGCTCTGCGCGCGGGTTCCGGTCGGGTGCAGGCGGCCTGTGTGCGGGTCGATGGCGAAGGCGACGATGCTGTCGCTGTCTTCGTTCAGCGCATACAGGAAGCGTCCGCCCGGGGCGATGGTGAAGAAGCGCGGCGTGCGGCCGAGCGACGGCTCCGCCGCCACGAACCGCAGCAGCCCGCTGGCCGCGTCGATGCGGAACACGGCAATGCTGTCGTGTCCGCGGTTGGAGGCGTAGACGAACCGGCCGGCGGCATCCACTTCGATCTCCGAGGCGCGGCTGTTGCCGGTGAAGGTGTCCGGCAGCGACGGCAGCACCTGCAGGGGCGTGAGCGTGGCGGTGCCGGCGTCGTAGCCGTACGTCGTCACGGTCGAGTCGAGCTCGTTGACGACGTAGGCGAAGCGGCCGTCCGGACGGAACGCCACGTGGCGCGGCCCGGCGCTCTCGCGGGCCGACACGAAGCTCGGCGCGGCCGGGGTGAGCCGGCCTTCGGCAAAGCGGAAGGCGAAGGTCCGGTCCAGGCCCTTGTCCGGCACGACGACGAAGCGGCCGGCGGGATCGAACCGGTTGAAGTGCGGCTTGGCCTGCCTCTGCTCGATGCGGTGCGGGCCGATCGGGCCGTCGAGCTTCACCAGCTGCGTGACCTCGCCCAGCGCGCCGTCGGCGGCGAGCGGGAGCACGGCCAGGCTGGCCCCGATGTGGTTGGTCACCACCACGAACCGGCCCGACGGGTCGAGCGCCAGGTGGACCGGGTTCTTGCCCTGCGTGCTCTGCCGATTGATGAAGCTGAGCCGGCCGGATGCGCGGTCGACGGCAAAGGCGCTGATGTCGGCCAGATCGCCGTGCACCGTGTAGAGCCGGTCGCCGGCGGCGTTCAGCGCGAGGAACGATGGGTTGACGAGGTCCTTGACGAGCTGGACGGGCGCAAGCCCGCCGGTTTGCGTGTCGACGCGGAACACGCTGATGCCGTCTCCGCGGGCGTTGCGCTCGCGCGTGGTGCGCGAGCCCACATAGGCGTACAGATCCATGGGTTTCGAAGGGGTTGAGGTGGCGTGGGCGGAGGCCGCGGCCGGCGCTGCCGTTCCGATGGAGGCCAGCACGCCGGTGGACAGGGCGGCCTGCAGCAGGCGTCGCCGCAATGCGTTCGGGCCGGGCGGGCAAGGGTGGGCGGGAACGGCGGATGCCGGTGTCATGGCGGTGTCTCCGGGTGGTTTCGTTGGGATTGGGGTTTCCACTTGATTGCATTTTTTCTTAAAAACATGCAAAAATTCACTCGTGGAAAACACCTATCCCCCTCTTCAGGCGGTGGTGCGCGTCGGCAACGCCGCTTACCGGATCACCGATCTGCCTGCGATGTTCGGCATGACGTCCGCGCGGCTGCCGGTGGTGCTGCGGCTGGAGCTGGAGCCGCCGCGCTGCTGGAGCCGGCGTACCGACTCGATGCATGTGCGATCGAGCGGCTGCGCGCGGCGGAACACCATCTGCTGGCCGGCGGCATCGAGACGGACACCGCCGACCAGCTGCACGACCGCGGTGTGCGCTTCCACGAATCGCTGGTGGAGGCGTCGGGCAACGCGTTCTTCATCGATACTATCCGGCGCGTCAACCGGGTCCGGCGCCTGCTGTCGTACCGCTCGATGCAGCACCGCGAGCGCTATCCGGAACACGCCCGCCAGCACCTCCACATCCTCGACCTGCTCGCGCGCGAGCGCAACGAAGCGGCCTCGGACATGATGCGCGCGCACCTGCGCCACACGCTCGATGCCATCACCAACATCGCCAGCATTCTCGAATCCTAGCCAGCATGACCCTCGATCCGACCCTGCTTGCCGATCTCGCACCCACGGGCGCCTTGCGTGCCTCCATCAACCTGGGCAACCCCATCCTGGCTGGCCTGGATGCGCAGCGGCAGCCGGCCGGCGTCTCCGTCGATCTGGCGAACGCCCTGGCGCAGCGGCTCGGTGTGGCGCTGGAGCTGGTGGTGGTCGATGCCGCCGGCAAATCGGTCGACGTGGTGTCGCAGGAGCAGGCCGATGTCGGCTTCTTTGCGATCGATCCGTGCCGCGCCGCGAGCATCCGCTTCACCGAGCCTTATGTCCTGATCGAGGGCTGGTACCTGGTCCGCGCGGACTCGCCCATCCGCGGCAACGCCGAGGTGGACCGCGCCGGCAACCGCGTGGTGGTCGGCCAGGGCAGCGCCTACGACCTGTTCCTCACGCGCGAGCTGCGGCACGCGGAGATCGTTCGCGCGCCGACCTCGCCCGCCGTGGTGCAGACCTTCCTGGACACGCAGTGCGAGGTCGCCGCCGGCGTCAGGCAGCAGCTCGAGGCCGATGCGGCGCACCGGCCGGGGCTGCGGCTGCTGGACGAGCGTTTCATGGTGATCCGCCAGGCGATGGGGGTTCCCGCCGGGCGGGGGCCGCGTGCCGCGCAGTATGTGGCGCGCTTTGTCGAAGAGATGAAGGCAAGCGGCTTCGTCGAGCGCGCGCTGCAGCGGCACGGCGTGACCGGCGTGTCGATCGCGCCGGCGGCCGTGGTTTGAGACCGTGCTCCAGCACCAGCAGGTGACGCCACGAACGATCGTACCGCCCCGGCATCGGCAGCCAGCCCGGCCATCCGCTTGAGCGCCACGCCGGCGAGGTCTGGGTGGGCGGCCAGGGCCCCGCTCGGCAGCAGGACGCCGACGACAAGTTCGCCACCAACGCGCGCCTGTGCTGCCATGGCTTGCCGGTCGCGGCCTGCGGCCGCCGGCATCGTGCCGGTCAGCGGCCGACGCGCTGCTGCAGATGCGCGGGGTAGCGATCGCCCGCCACGGCGATCTGCGCCAGTGTCGCCTTGATGGCGGAACGGTCCGCTGGCGTCAGCGCCGCGGCGGCCGTGCCGACGTTTTCCTGTAGCCGGTGCGGCCTGGCCGTGCCCGGCATCGGCGCCCGATCGATGGTGTGCGTTAGGGCAACAGTTCCAGGTCAGGCAACCGTGGCACCTTGGCCGATGCCGCAGGGTCCTGATCCGGCGTGGCCAGCAGTTCCAGGCTGTGGCGGGGCAGGTCGTCCGCCGTGGCCGGCGCCTCGGGCGCTTCGGGGACCTCGGCTGGTTCGGCGGCAGCGGCGTCCGCTGCTTCCGCGGGAGGGGCGGGCGCGACGGGCATGGCTGCCGCGTCCGCATTCGGGCCATCGCCCTGCACCGTCAGGTACAGCGGATTGTCCGGGTCGAACGTGCGGCCCAGCGCGGCGGCCTCGGCCCATTCGGCAGAGGCGGCGCCGACCCGCGCCAGCATGTCTTCGGCGATGCCCTGGAAGCCCTGCGCATCCTGGCGGTTGGCGAAGATCTCCATCAGCTTGAGGCGGATGGCCTGGCGCTCCGGATGCTGTTCGAGCGTCTCGCGCAGGATTTCCTCGGCCTGCACGTCGCGGCCGTAGGCGATGTAGACATCGGCTTCCGCGATCGGATCGACGTCGTTGTTCTCGTTGCCGCTGCCGACGCGGAAATCGGTC
It encodes the following:
- a CDS encoding type VI secretion system Vgr family protein, yielding MDFKTLLQHLFAPAHRLYALEGEGPIAELAVEAWLGREALSELFEWRVVAASANARIALESFIGQRVTLVTTLADGTQARRTGLIRQAEQLGADGSLARYRLTVVPWFWLATQQRHSQVFQNRPLADILEQVLSPYAPYAAWRFAAGAEDRMAAFGTRTHIAQFRETDYRFVTRLLAEAGLGFTIVEDEQAPSGHALLIFADSPRLAEDTASAAEGGIRYHRAHSQEERDAIQALICHSRTAVGGVAVAAWDAQAKRAFRAHVPSRFCGIAGSPDAYLSISSSLAPDTANAQRIAEQVMESVEARARLFIGRGSVRTLRSGTRLKIVDCPHLPKDVDGPYPLLIDLVEHCGINNLTADTQATLARKLGGLDAALTFDTPPSPPESGPGPFGFMAPHEVIERFTPTADLLAAARAHGYAGQFRASDARRPWRPVVSHPDTGRLYAEPTARGVQSAIVVGPNGETEASGDAEHHTTPRGQVRVRFPWQQGERPDDRSSRWLPVAQRQAGAGMGWQWIPRIGQEVLVKFQEDDIDQPVVIGALYNGQGEAGIAPTPGGQVAKGVRQEADPETLYRLGSDSAASAQGNLAAGHSPAWHGLGTEAEGHRNAAALSGFKSAEHGGRGANLLVFDDSDGQLRTQLATTQAYSQLNLGHLIHQQDNRRGSFRGQGFELRTDGYGAVRGQAGVLLTTYRDATNGKAVPTGDNAAGIALIRQAKQLTSSLSQGATTHQTAALSTAKDDSAPLAQQEKAASGMVDGKALDAARQDAAAGNTTTQGKVPHQSDATVQLAGRAGLVAIAGQDLQFANGESVVLASGQDTNVAVGKQARIHAGQGIGVAAGLSKAGDDNIGLQLTAGQDNLDVQAQHDVLGLLSKDDLKLVSANLHVDFAAAKRIRLATAAGASITLEGGNIIVETPGRITYKAAQRSFAGPVNQSYPLPAFPQGVCVECVLRAMGKQHAFANKNG
- a CDS encoding DUF4123 domain-containing protein, whose amino-acid sequence is MATRFQIQDPRHRTPAWVDDYPADAVEQLLSALPPLDVYALVDNAYDTDFAHRLRRRFPDMPPRSLYAGRYEGPGLDEIAPTLMRLPDAPAERRTRLDFLLQETSGKPMLSFLHANAPAADPLTHLCNQMEAVDHEGTAFLIRLADTNALDAVLQVFNDAQRQRFLSDTQWWCFRRDGSLRHASHATGGGGDAESTPYRCTADQMQQLEALARPGAMLNLVQNSPHIFGDLTGLPSQAYECIRMALQAIEPGTTTHDAVALRLIASALNEAGLLQHAA
- a CDS encoding DUF3304 domain-containing protein, with product MTKRIWSGIVMALCMALCTGCKPSQMQAAKASEEKEIGLKVQVLNYMDEGLGVVYVNGVWAGSMSSHAGGHSIAGAIGLPAKWHPGLTVEVEWRDNTLWEKDPNGLYKTQVQVEPYDIKYDGYLWLAFFPGNKVRALPSSTSPGFPGFPDGLKYPAVVCQADPACAAEFYPERAPHPSQDHKNG
- a CDS encoding T6SS phospholipase effector Tle1-like catalytic domain-containing protein, with the protein product MAELEPLGSNPFVLTVDEQARFLACRMERFEVHCSTEFHLSVFFDGTNNNRYRDTPRQAHSNVARLFDIFEEKEHQIRIYVPGIGTPFEKEIGDTGRGDHARAGLGAGWGGEARINWALLQITNEFHRLYYGRPLSEALGFDERELVHQISSDLNMGLGAVSTAGRDEVEQLANAKNSEMVITAAETVLKPPRHEERRALLRQRREYLSEKLKALIAGRKPRMLRIRLSVFGFSRGAAEARVFANWLKDALDDDMTLAGVPVSFDFLGIFDTVASVGVANSTKVATGHSGWGEEAFLRSPGYVKRTVHLVSAHEVRGSFPLDKAVADNCLELAYPGVHTDVGGAYQPGDQGRGCGTDGKPDDSNKLSQITLAKMYREAAAAGVPLNPMARNLTPEVRAALKISPDLIQAYNDYVDAVNPLIRKHGGGTTGAARVQYGLYLRWRRMRLAGGAQAFENQPFFQRAEQYGAQCANDLSVANALLREEAKDLAARENDPAYADGWMQRVLPVTQGVAVWNGVKQKVWGDKVREWREVKAYWNDTAPLDPRIVRICDDYIHDSRAWFKPFGAPSDSVWRMRQQARLEQLKQQDAAWKQVAADLSRDLIGTLKRYESTANGGDGEAAPNPVVGQDRRDLEQYLKDGSVPMETKGREPSSMWGYLRWRTHFAPTPTLGERAQAAWDEVASVPGKVAKKAQEAAHDAEARLANTARKLLEAGQESLERAATDALQRFLGGGVPRF